ATATCTGATATGTAATTAAAGTATGACTCAAACCATATAAACATATTAACGTTGACATACTTTTCTAGTTAATGATTtgaatgtattatatttttaaatgtaaatttccttgtttaatattcaatattgtTTTCTCTGTCATATTGTTATTTTCCTTATTTGTAAGTctctaaaataaatgttttacactATTTACAGGATAAACAGCAGTATGGACAGCATCAGCTCAAGACAAATAAATCAGACGGATACATACGATTACTATTATTACGTTTACATTGATTATTTCTTTAAtgatgaagatgaggaggatTGTCtggattgtttttatttaaggctcaggaaagctaTGATAGTGAGTTCACTGATCTTCTACTTCCTGACCTTGATCCTTGGTGTTCCTGGAAATGCTTTTGTTCTGTATGTTGCTGGGATGAAGATGAAGAGGACTGTTAATACAGTAGGGTTTATCAATCTAGCGATTGCCGACCTCTTTTGTTGCCTTTCAACTCTTTACTATGTGACAGAAAGCTTTTTTGAAGAAAACTCACCTTATGGATCTATCTTTATGTGTGACATTCTCCCCTTCATTATGCTCATCACCATGTTTGTCAGTGTTTTCACCTTGAGCTTGATTAGTCTGGATCGGTTTACTCAGGTCATGACACCGGTTTGGGCTAAAAATCACAGAAGCCTGGTAATTGCACGACTGTCCTCTGTAGCTACCTGGGTTCTGGCTTTAGTTCTTAGTCTGCCTTTTATGTTAAGAAAAACTCCAAAAGATGATACAAACTACTGCCTGATTCAtacttttgaaaaaagtttaAGCTTCATCATATTTGTGCTTGGTTTTTTGATTCCTCTCATATGCATCACAACATGCTATGGATTCATCGCATACAAGTTAGGGAGGAGTCAGTTTCACTCTGGACGAGCGTTTCACATCATGTTGGCTCTTATTGTGGCCTTTTTTCTGTGCTGGATGCCATATCACATAATGCATTTGGTAATCCTATACAGCGAGAAATCAAGTGTCTTGGTGGCTTTGGCAGTGAATCCGTTATCCATTTCTTTGGCGTATGTCAACAGCTGCCTGAACCCGATTCTGTATGTTTTCATGGGGCATGATTTTAAAAGCAACGCTAAACTTTCTCTAAgacatgtttttgaaagagttTTTTCTGACGAGGGAACACAAACGTCACGATCCCTTCAGACCCAACAAACGGACTCAGTGTAGTGAAGATATGAtctcatttatttatcttttctgatttatttttattacttgCATTAGCTACTGTATTATACGTGTATTGCTTTAACAATGAATATACATAATTTAGATGTTGTATTTGGGAGTAGCCTACATCAAAAGCAGAATTGATTTTACTTTTGCTTATCACAGtgattgtcattttaaaatttagttttgctttttattttttcacttaAGTGTTATGCGGTTACCTTCAGCAAATTGCATGatgtaataatttaattttatgtatagaatataaaaataactaattcaaatgtaattattattgtaatgttcattaaacattcaattaatttgatttaaaataaagattGTTCATAATTAGAGCAAatcgttgttgtttttttcacccacactgtaaaaaaatatttagaaaaaaagttacccggttgccttaaaaatttgagttcattgaaattaaattttttagttaatacaatgaacatttgttgagattcgacaacctttattctaatattattaaaagattttgtaagcatattgggtaattgtgtgtgttttatttcttatgacgcagtgaaacatgccaaatagtgctattttgaggatttatacatttttgattgtggttcagatacaataatattttgagtttctatttattaaacaaatttccttcattgtatcaactcaaaattttaatttcaataaactcacatttttaaggcaaccaggttacttacttttttaagtttaaccaacaaaaaaccaacaaaattttACAGTGCAGAAGTTTAATTGTGTTATCAGGAGTATTCTCTAGAATAAGCAGCCAAAGCATTTTACAAAAATTGTAATTCATGctttaaaagcaaaaaaataatcAGTTAAATAGACAGTTGCCAGATATAACTCGTAATTCTGAgttataaagtaagaattgagagatataatcacaaatcagatttttttatttgatttgattgaACTGAAGACACAGCAAGTGATTTTTAGATTTACAGAAATCGTTTCACTTTTAACAAGTGGTTTCTTAATGTTGTATATCTAATAGgtatagctcacccaaaaatgaaaattctgtcattaattatttaccctcatgtcgttcgacacctgtaagacctccgttcatctttcagattacaaattaagatatttttgttgaaatccgatggctcaggaCTGGAGGCTAAtagttaaaaaaacatttttaaaaacgaTGAAACGATGGAGTGTGTTGTGGTTGCTTCATCTGACAGAGCTTCTACCACAGGTTTCTGACTGCtttattaacaaacaaaaaaaagcatCAGATGGCGCTGATCTTGACACTCGCGGAACTACGAGTTTTACCCCAACCACAGTTTTACCCATAGGGGTTTTGGTTTTACCTGTAAAAGGTTTTACCAGAGCAGTTGTGACCACGCATGCGCATTGCGTCatgtcaaaataatgaattagcAGCTTTTACATTCATACAGTTACACAAGCACTATCAGTGCCAAGTGtcataaagcacatttaatgaTCCTGTCACAGTGTCATATTgtcacatgtgtgtgtgagggggccTAAAGATCTTATCgaatcatattttattttattgtcacaCTTAactaaatgtagcctatttaaagGACAAATTAAACACACTAATTTAAAGCTTTTATTTGTACACATAACATTGAAACGACGGAGTGTGTTCTAGTGATGGCGAAGTGAAGCTTTCAGCACAGTTGTATCAGAAAAAGGTTCATTACTCGAAGCTTTTCAAGTCAGAGCTCAACGAGGACCTCTGCTGGTGAAAGTGAGGGAAAGCGCTGTGTCGTTAAATGTTTTGCAACCGACGCATTATCTAGAAGCAAAAAGTGAATTAATggattgattaataaattaatcaatatattatatatgacaTTATATGACACAATCTGTTCCATTGCATACTCCTAGTAACTTAAACCAATAAAGATATGATTTTGTATTGTGAATGTGAacatttttcctgtttgtaaacaaataaaactcaCGAACAAAGGAAGTAtgctaaataaatgcatgcacacaaggaaaaacacacactttcacatgaTTATAGAAGGATAAGCCTATACTTGTCTCTAATGTATGAAGTCATAGGCTAGTgcggattaaataaataaatagataaatatatGCGGCAGAACAAAAGCCAAATAAATGATCAACTTTATTGGGCGAAATCAAATGAAAGTGTTCCCACATTTCAGAACAACAGGGTCCATAACAAACTCGCGCAATACAAAAAACCCGCTCAATGCAACGCAATACACCTCACAGGCACGCCCTGTGTCGCGCATTTTAAACCTTTCTGAATCAGTCACGTGGGTGTTTGTGAAACGAAGCTTCGGACGTCATTGGTCACGTGGTTTTGATAGAACGAATCAAGCATCGATACAAAGCTTCACAGAAAATAGTTTCATTTTTTTGACACATGCTTCGGAGCTTTGGTGTCACTGTTAACATCACTAGTGTGTTGTGGTTGCTTCATCTGATTGAGCTTCTTCCACAGGTTTCTGgctgctttatttaaaaaaagcaccaGATGGCGCTATTCTTGACACTCGCGAGTCGCGGCGCCCGCGCTTCGAATCTTTTCCCGGGACAGTCAGGGGAAATCCTCGGAGCTTAATGAGGCTTCTTTTCCCCATCCCTACTAGTTAAATAATGGGACCATATTTGTAATTGAAAGCACTTGTTTTCTATCAGAACAGATCTTTTGCTGATAAAAACAAATAGACTCAAAACCACAGAAGGATTGCAAAActattttatttacaagtcaaaa
The nucleotide sequence above comes from Pseudorasbora parva isolate DD20220531a chromosome 16, ASM2467924v1, whole genome shotgun sequence. Encoded proteins:
- the LOC137043784 gene encoding C3a anaphylatoxin chemotactic receptor-like produces the protein MDSISSRQINQTDTYDYYYYVYIDYFFNDEDEEDCLDCFYLRLRKAMIVSSLIFYFLTLILGVPGNAFVLYVAGMKMKRTVNTVGFINLAIADLFCCLSTLYYVTESFFEENSPYGSIFMCDILPFIMLITMFVSVFTLSLISLDRFTQVMTPVWAKNHRSLVIARLSSVATWVLALVLSLPFMLRKTPKDDTNYCLIHTFEKSLSFIIFVLGFLIPLICITTCYGFIAYKLGRSQFHSGRAFHIMLALIVAFFLCWMPYHIMHLVILYSEKSSVLVALAVNPLSISLAYVNSCLNPILYVFMGHDFKSNAKLSLRHVFERVFSDEGTQTSRSLQTQQTDSV